The Buchnera aphidicola (Pseudoregma panicola) genome contains the following window.
CATTTTTCAAAAAAAATAATATTATTTATTAAAAAAAAATCTTGTTTAGATATTTCACAAGTAGAATCTAAAGTTAACATTACAATATCACTATTTTTAATACAATCAATAGATTTTTTTATAGAAATGTTTTCAACTTTAGAACAAACATTTTTAAATCTTCTAACTCCAGCTGTGTCAATAAAAATATATCTATTATTTTTATAATAAAAACAAATTTCAGTACTATCAGTAGTAGTACCAGGATATTCATCTGTTATAACACGACTTTCATTTAAAATAGAATTTATAAAAGTAGATTTTCCAACATTAGGTTTTCCTAATATAGATATTTTTATAAAATCATAATAACAATTTTTTATTACATTCCTATTTTTTAATAAATAGAAATCACCTATATATTTATTATAATTAACAAAAAAATTTTTATTAATAAAAAATGGAACTATATGATCATGTAATAAACTTCTAATTCCAAAATTTTTTTGACAAGAAGTAAAAAAAATATCTTTAAAACCCAAGGAATAAAAATCTAAATTATAATTAGAAAAATTAAAATTTTCAGATTTATTTACTATTAAGAAAATCTTTTTATTATATCTTCTTAAAATTTTAGAAATTTTTATATCTAAAAAAGTAATTCCATCATAAGCATCTACCACGAATAAAATTAGATTAGAATTATTTATATAAGAAAAAATATTTTTCTCTATTTTCTTAAGTAAATTAGAATTATTAACTTCTTTTATACCAGCTGTATCAGAAATAAAAAAACATTTATTATCAGATGTACAAAAACAAGCAATATTAGAATCTACAGTAAAATTACTACAAT
Protein-coding sequences here:
- the der gene encoding ribosome biogenesis GTPase Der yields the protein MLKNYVSLVGRTNVGKSSLFNMLINENSSISTNCSNFTVDSNIACFCTSDNKCFFISDTAGIKEVNNSNLLKKIEKNIFSYINNSNLILFVVDAYDGITFLDIKISKILRRYNKKIFLIVNKSENFNFSNYNLDFYSLGFKDIFFTSCQKNFGIRSLLHDHIVPFFINKNFFVNYNKYIGDFYLLKNRNVIKNCYYDFIKISILGKPNVGKSTFINSILNESRVITDEYPGTTTDSTEICFYYKNNRYIFIDTAGVRRFKNVCSKVENISIKKSIDCIKNSDIVMLTLDSTCEISKQDFFLINNIIFFEKCFFIVINKWDLLSFKKKIKYKNILNIFLKKFIFVDCFFISAKKKQNLFSIFKAVNNINILLKKNYSSSILTRILKKIVNSHKPPLYNKKKIRLKYANLISKKPFRILIHGNRTEGLLFSYKKYLVNSFIKYLNLKGIPLKIFFKKNNNPYV